One part of the Ralstonia pickettii genome encodes these proteins:
- a CDS encoding phosphocholine-specific phospholipase C, with protein sequence MTSDTNHANNGSRRNFLKMASTGAISAAALAAFPPSIRRALAIPANNATGTMRDVEHVVILMQENRSFDNYFGTLQGVRGFGDRFPIPLAGGLNVWQQTYVPSSGPSRTVLPYYLDSSAGNAQRVSGTPHSYPDAQNAWDLGRMSKWPTYKQTQSMGYYKQAELDFQFALANAFTLCDAYHCSFHGGTNTNRLFHWTGTNDPTGVAGGPVIDNGGDHLDAGVTYSWKTYPERLQAAGVSWKVYQNMPDNFTDNPLAGFKAYRDANAARGNLADGTPFPPYTPADETVSPLIKGVGNTMPDGGFLQALKDDIAAGQLPQVSWIVAPATYSEHPGPSSPVQGAWYTQEVLNALTANPAVWSKTVLFINFDENDGFFDHVPPPAAPAYDNGVLAGKSTISTAGEYHTDKNPYGPGPRVPMYVVSPWSRGGWVNSQAFDHTSVLRFLELRFNVKETNISAYRRAVLGDLTSAFNFVNPNTETLPTLPSRDKATADSIRTAQGLKPQVPLPAVSAQQMPKQATGTRPSRALPYELHVSAREDATNRALRLIFSNTGTAASVFHVYDRLHLDRVPRRYAVEPGKMVDDTWDVFTADKGKYDLWVLGPNGFHRAFSGDVSAVSAAGSSAPEIRVCYDVTNAEVYVTMMNTGTAGCTFTVKPNAYRNDGPWTYDIPAGKQLDQHWPIARQGNWYDFTVTVPQGGFTRRFAGRMETGKDSVSDPAMGT encoded by the coding sequence ATGACTTCCGACACGAACCACGCCAACAACGGCAGCCGCCGCAACTTCCTCAAGATGGCCAGCACGGGCGCGATTTCCGCCGCTGCGCTCGCCGCCTTCCCGCCGTCGATCCGCCGTGCGCTCGCGATTCCCGCCAACAACGCCACCGGCACGATGCGCGACGTTGAGCACGTGGTGATCCTGATGCAGGAGAACCGCTCGTTCGACAACTACTTCGGCACGCTGCAAGGTGTGCGCGGCTTTGGCGATCGCTTTCCCATCCCGCTGGCCGGCGGGCTGAACGTCTGGCAGCAGACCTACGTGCCAAGCAGCGGGCCGAGCCGCACGGTGCTGCCGTATTACCTCGACAGCAGCGCCGGCAACGCGCAGCGCGTGTCTGGCACGCCGCACAGCTACCCCGATGCGCAGAACGCGTGGGACTTGGGCCGCATGAGCAAGTGGCCGACGTACAAGCAGACGCAGTCGATGGGCTATTACAAGCAGGCCGAGCTGGACTTCCAGTTCGCGCTGGCCAACGCCTTCACGCTGTGCGATGCGTACCACTGCTCGTTCCACGGCGGCACCAACACGAACCGCCTGTTCCACTGGACGGGCACGAATGACCCGACCGGCGTGGCGGGCGGCCCCGTCATCGACAACGGCGGCGACCACCTCGACGCCGGCGTCACATACAGCTGGAAGACCTATCCCGAGCGTCTGCAGGCCGCCGGTGTGTCGTGGAAGGTCTACCAGAACATGCCGGACAACTTCACCGACAACCCGCTCGCGGGCTTCAAGGCCTACCGCGATGCCAACGCCGCACGCGGCAACCTCGCCGACGGCACGCCGTTCCCGCCGTACACACCGGCCGACGAAACCGTCAGCCCGCTGATCAAGGGCGTCGGCAACACCATGCCCGACGGCGGCTTCCTGCAGGCCTTGAAGGACGACATTGCCGCCGGTCAATTGCCGCAGGTGTCGTGGATCGTGGCTCCGGCCACGTATTCCGAGCACCCTGGCCCGTCGAGCCCCGTGCAGGGCGCGTGGTACACGCAGGAAGTGCTCAACGCGCTCACCGCCAACCCGGCCGTGTGGAGCAAGACCGTGCTGTTCATCAACTTCGATGAAAACGACGGTTTCTTCGACCACGTGCCGCCGCCCGCAGCCCCGGCCTATGACAACGGCGTGCTGGCCGGCAAATCGACCATCAGCACAGCCGGCGAGTATCACACCGACAAGAATCCGTACGGACCCGGGCCGCGCGTGCCGATGTACGTCGTCTCGCCGTGGAGCCGGGGCGGCTGGGTCAACTCGCAAGCGTTCGATCACACCTCGGTGCTGCGCTTCCTGGAGCTGCGCTTCAACGTCAAGGAGACGAACATCAGCGCGTATCGCCGCGCGGTGCTGGGCGACCTGACCAGCGCCTTCAACTTCGTCAACCCGAACACCGAAACGCTGCCCACGCTGCCCAGCCGCGACAAGGCAACGGCCGACTCGATCCGCACCGCGCAAGGCTTGAAGCCGCAGGTGCCGCTGCCCGCCGTCTCGGCGCAGCAGATGCCGAAACAAGCCACAGGCACCCGCCCCTCGCGCGCCCTGCCGTACGAATTGCACGTCAGCGCGCGCGAAGACGCCACCAACCGCGCCCTGCGCCTGATCTTCAGCAACACCGGCACGGCCGCCTCCGTCTTCCACGTGTACGACCGCCTGCATCTGGACCGCGTGCCGCGCCGCTATGCGGTCGAGCCCGGCAAGATGGTCGACGACACCTGGGACGTGTTCACCGCCGACAAGGGTAAATACGACCTGTGGGTGCTCGGCCCCAACGGCTTTCACCGCGCCTTCTCGGGCGACGTGAGCGCCGTGTCAGCAGCGGGTTCGAGCGCGCCGGAAATCCGCGTGTGCTACGACGTAACCAACGCCGAGGTCTACGTGACGATGATGAACACCGGCACCGCCGGCTGCACCTTCACAGTCAAGCCGAATGCGTACCGCAACGACGGCCCGTGGACGTACGACATCCCGGCCGGCAAGCAGCTCGACCAGCACTGGCCGATCGCGCGCCAGGGCAACTGGTACGACTTCACGGTGACGGTGCCGCAAGGCGGCTTCACGCGGCGTTTTGCCGGTCGCATGGAAACGGGCAAGGACAGCGTGTCCGACCCGGCGATGGGCACTTGA
- the ampD gene encoding 1,6-anhydro-N-acetylmuramyl-L-alanine amidase AmpD: MPERSHIGADGWVDGARRHPSPNIDARPDGMPIDLIVLHNISLPPAQSGADFGTDHVLDFFTNTLDCDAHPYFEQLRGVRVSAHFFIRRTGECVQFASCDARAWHAGASDFFGRTRCNDFSVGIEIEGTDDLPFTPEQYATTASLVRAICAAYPIAAIAGHSDIAPGRKTDPGPHFDWAHLRALGGFNAALFPYQHAL; encoded by the coding sequence ATGCCTGAACGGTCGCACATCGGCGCGGACGGATGGGTGGATGGCGCGCGCCGCCATCCCTCGCCGAATATCGACGCACGACCCGACGGCATGCCGATCGACCTGATCGTGCTGCACAACATTAGCCTGCCGCCTGCGCAATCCGGCGCGGACTTCGGCACCGACCACGTGCTCGACTTCTTCACCAACACGCTCGACTGCGACGCGCATCCGTATTTCGAGCAGCTGCGCGGCGTGCGCGTGTCGGCGCATTTCTTCATCCGTCGCACGGGCGAATGCGTGCAATTTGCATCGTGCGATGCGCGCGCCTGGCATGCCGGTGCGTCCGACTTCTTCGGCCGCACGCGCTGCAACGATTTCTCGGTCGGCATCGAAATCGAGGGCACGGACGATCTGCCCTTTACGCCCGAGCAGTACGCCACCACGGCATCGCTTGTGCGGGCGATCTGCGCGGCATACCCGATTGCAGCGATCGCCGGTCACTCGGACATTGCGCCGGGCCGCAAGACGGACCCCGGACCGCATTTCGACTGGGCGCATCTGCGTGCGCTGGGCGGATTCAATGCGGCGTTGTTTCCGTATCAGCACGCGCTCTGA
- a CDS encoding sigma-54-dependent transcriptional regulator: MPKAAIVREPILVVDDEADLRELLEISLRRMGHDVVLASGLAEAREALSRQRFALVLTDMRLGDGLGIELVRQLSATADRTPVAVITAYGSAENAVEALKAGAFDYIAKPLSLDQLRSLVLNALGRQQRDPDPGNADLAERTNDLLPGHSAAMQEVRRSLMRLARSMAPVVISGESGSGKERAARAIHALSSRAARPFVAVNCGAIPENLMEAEFFGYVKGAFTGADSDRQGFFQAANGGTLMLDEVADLPLTMQVKLLRALQERRVRKIGESREDPVDVRVVCASHQNLARLVAAGRFREDLFYRLNVLELRMPTLRERAEDVPVLAGVLLEQLASRYGDPRPKRLTRPALQQLCAYPFPGNVRELENLLERAYAFAEGESIDVDDLGALGAEIERSPLFHRTREAQAAAAGNHPLAPSPMAGWPDAVYMPAPVPSPMGMPQPLAPSEPAPVARPAEPALPNVALPIDLPAYLESVERNVILAALDQTGFNRTAAAKLLGLSFRQLRYRMQQLGIRDPRDVEASPGSVGEPAGNGLNGDA, from the coding sequence ATGCCTAAAGCCGCCATCGTTCGCGAACCCATTCTCGTCGTCGATGACGAAGCCGACCTGCGCGAGCTGCTGGAGATTTCCCTGCGCCGCATGGGGCACGACGTCGTGCTTGCCAGCGGGCTGGCCGAGGCGCGCGAAGCGCTGTCCCGGCAGCGCTTTGCACTGGTGCTGACCGACATGCGCCTGGGCGATGGCCTGGGCATTGAACTCGTGCGCCAGCTGTCTGCTACGGCCGACCGCACGCCGGTTGCCGTCATCACCGCTTATGGCAGCGCAGAGAACGCGGTCGAGGCGCTCAAGGCGGGCGCGTTCGATTACATCGCCAAACCGCTCTCGCTCGACCAGCTTCGCAGCCTCGTGCTGAATGCGCTGGGCCGCCAGCAGCGCGATCCCGATCCCGGTAATGCCGATTTGGCCGAACGGACCAACGATCTGCTGCCCGGCCACTCCGCCGCGATGCAGGAAGTGCGCCGCTCGTTGATGCGCCTGGCGCGCAGCATGGCGCCGGTGGTGATCAGCGGCGAATCGGGCAGCGGCAAGGAGCGTGCGGCCCGCGCCATCCATGCGTTGTCGTCGCGCGCGGCGCGGCCGTTCGTGGCGGTCAACTGCGGCGCGATTCCCGAAAACCTGATGGAAGCCGAGTTTTTCGGCTACGTGAAGGGCGCTTTTACCGGCGCCGACAGCGATCGCCAAGGCTTCTTCCAAGCGGCCAACGGCGGCACGCTCATGCTCGACGAGGTGGCCGACCTGCCGCTCACGATGCAGGTGAAATTGCTGCGCGCGCTGCAGGAGCGCCGCGTGCGCAAGATCGGCGAGAGCCGCGAAGATCCCGTCGACGTGCGCGTCGTGTGTGCGAGCCACCAGAATCTGGCACGGCTGGTGGCCGCCGGCCGTTTCCGCGAAGACTTGTTCTACCGCCTGAACGTGCTGGAACTGCGCATGCCTACGCTGCGCGAGCGGGCCGAAGACGTGCCCGTGCTGGCCGGTGTGCTGCTCGAACAGCTCGCCAGCCGCTACGGCGATCCGCGCCCAAAACGTCTGACGCGACCGGCGCTGCAGCAACTGTGCGCGTATCCGTTCCCGGGCAATGTGCGCGAACTGGAGAACCTGCTGGAGCGTGCGTACGCATTTGCCGAAGGCGAGTCGATCGACGTGGATGACCTTGGCGCTCTCGGCGCTGAGATCGAGCGCTCGCCGCTGTTTCACCGCACGCGCGAGGCGCAGGCTGCCGCGGCAGGCAATCACCCGTTGGCCCCGTCGCCGATGGCCGGCTGGCCTGATGCCGTCTATATGCCGGCGCCCGTGCCAAGCCCGATGGGGATGCCGCAACCGCTGGCACCGTCCGAGCCGGCACCGGTTGCGCGGCCGGCCGAACCCGCCCTGCCGAACGTTGCGCTGCCGATCGATCTGCCGGCTTACCTGGAGTCGGTCGAGCGCAACGTCATCCTCGCCGCGCTGGACCAGACGGGTTTCAACCGCACCGCAGCGGCCAAGTTGCTTGGGCTGTCATTCCGTCAGTTGCGCTATCGCATGCAGCAGCTTGGCATTCGCGATCCGCGTGACGTTGAAGCGTCGCCGGGCAGCGTCGGCGAACCGGCCGGAAATGGGCTGAACGGCGATGCCTGA
- a CDS encoding ATP-binding protein yields the protein MTPEASGAARATPSGARSLLSRLNAWRALRSVWLEPDPPEFQWRLLRYFAFSRAAVALVLLLFVMVPREHNEAAGLPNSEALLSLTLPYLAMALLILAAAGWWRTRFQFRVRLDVVLDLLFLGLAYATLSRLSASVAMVLLMPVLAAGALTSLLFALFTAAVASIVVLADPFLQMLNDGVIAPGLASAGLYGLVYMMAASMMYGLSHRQITQERLTMARERELRLQQLVNRLMVYDMQDGVMLVRADGRVVAANPAAAMLLGVPQSAFVSSGAMLFDLKDVPHLRPLLETLRQWLRRKSRPTDGTGDNDAPRILDLLPISSSGRAGRAMLSARLRLRFILPSLANLRSVYLDSLVSSIGLGLPGEGGEMRQRMPSADAITQGWSADDEAFLRHELHDTVLVHVESWERVAEQAQQEKLASMGRLVASVAHQIRNPLAAISQAAELLDDPGDGHDGGAHPRPESSGVETRLLRIIRDNVRRLDQVVADVLMLSRRPRGERVRVQLAQVLPEVVDRWRAEAVRRAGEATEINPNLVRVAVDLDKPVLFDPAQLQQVVGNMLDNALRYCRRVPGSIQLAAYALDDAHAELVIWNDGPEVPTEQQRSLFEPFFTNDAQGTGLGLYMARELCSANDAQIRYGAIALESLLDRTGALTMEARGTLPRRAFVITLMFDQPAGPIAE from the coding sequence ATGACGCCCGAAGCGTCGGGTGCCGCGCGGGCCACGCCGTCCGGCGCGCGTAGCTTGCTCTCGCGCCTGAACGCCTGGCGCGCACTCCGATCGGTCTGGCTGGAGCCTGATCCGCCTGAGTTCCAGTGGCGGCTGCTGCGCTATTTCGCCTTCAGCCGCGCCGCCGTGGCGCTGGTGCTGTTGCTGTTCGTGATGGTGCCGCGCGAGCACAACGAAGCAGCCGGCCTGCCCAATAGCGAAGCGCTGCTCAGCCTGACGCTGCCGTATCTGGCGATGGCCCTGCTCATCCTTGCCGCAGCCGGCTGGTGGCGCACGCGATTCCAATTCCGTGTGCGGCTGGACGTGGTGCTCGATCTGCTGTTCCTCGGGCTGGCGTATGCCACGCTCTCGCGCCTGTCGGCCAGCGTGGCGATGGTGCTGCTGATGCCGGTGCTGGCTGCCGGCGCGCTCACCAGCCTGCTGTTTGCGCTGTTCACGGCGGCTGTGGCATCGATCGTGGTGCTGGCCGATCCGTTCCTGCAGATGCTGAACGACGGCGTGATTGCGCCGGGCCTGGCATCTGCCGGGCTGTACGGCCTGGTGTACATGATGGCCGCGTCAATGATGTACGGCCTGTCGCACCGCCAGATCACGCAGGAACGATTGACGATGGCGCGCGAGCGCGAATTGCGCCTGCAGCAGCTCGTCAACCGGTTGATGGTCTACGACATGCAGGACGGTGTGATGCTGGTGCGTGCCGACGGTCGCGTCGTGGCGGCCAACCCGGCTGCCGCCATGCTGCTGGGCGTGCCGCAGAGCGCCTTTGTCAGCAGCGGTGCGATGCTGTTCGACTTGAAGGACGTGCCCCACCTGCGCCCGCTGCTCGAAACGCTGCGCCAGTGGCTGCGCCGCAAGAGCCGTCCCACCGATGGCACCGGTGACAACGATGCGCCGCGCATCCTCGACCTGCTTCCCATCAGCTCGAGCGGCCGGGCCGGCCGTGCCATGTTGAGCGCCCGCCTGCGCCTGCGCTTCATCCTGCCGAGCCTTGCCAATCTGCGCAGCGTCTATTTGGATAGCCTCGTCAGCTCCATCGGCCTGGGCTTGCCGGGCGAGGGCGGCGAGATGCGTCAGCGCATGCCCTCGGCGGACGCCATCACGCAAGGCTGGTCGGCGGACGATGAAGCGTTTCTGCGTCACGAGTTGCATGACACCGTGCTGGTCCACGTGGAAAGCTGGGAGCGTGTGGCGGAGCAGGCGCAGCAGGAAAAGCTGGCCTCGATGGGGCGGCTGGTAGCCAGCGTCGCGCACCAGATCCGCAACCCGCTGGCCGCAATCAGCCAGGCCGCGGAACTGCTCGACGATCCAGGCGACGGCCACGATGGCGGCGCCCACCCGCGCCCGGAAAGTTCCGGCGTGGAGACACGCCTGCTGCGCATCATCCGCGACAACGTGCGCCGGCTCGACCAGGTGGTCGCCGACGTCTTGATGCTCTCGCGCCGCCCTCGCGGCGAACGCGTGCGCGTGCAACTGGCGCAGGTGCTGCCGGAGGTCGTGGATCGCTGGCGTGCCGAGGCCGTGCGCCGCGCAGGCGAGGCCACCGAGATCAACCCGAACCTCGTGCGCGTGGCGGTCGACCTGGACAAGCCCGTGCTGTTCGACCCGGCGCAGTTGCAGCAGGTGGTGGGCAACATGCTCGACAACGCGCTGCGTTATTGCCGCCGCGTTCCCGGCTCGATCCAACTGGCCGCCTACGCGCTTGACGACGCCCACGCCGAACTCGTCATCTGGAACGACGGCCCCGAGGTGCCCACCGAGCAGCAGCGCAGCCTGTTCGAGCCGTTCTTCACGAATGACGCACAAGGCACTGGCCTCGGGCTCTACATGGCCCGCGAGTTGTGTAGCGCCAACGATGCGCAGATCCGTTACGGCGCCATCGCACTGGAATCCTTGCTCGATCGCACCGGAGCGTTGACCATGGAGGCGCGCGGCACCTTGCCACGCCGCGCCTTCGTCATCACCCTGATGTTTGACCAACCTGCCGGGCCGATCGCGGAATGA
- a CDS encoding cytochrome C assembly family protein, protein MAIVLYALTALLYGILASVAWARRGGLGARAPAGAMAAGGQSPGATVLVPPPPGAADTVPGWWRWGLLAALIAHGFLLHETIFPASAMVFGFAYALSAMLWLGVGIFWIESLFFSLAGLGLLVMPVALVGSLLPLAFPGTQILGYAASPLFKLHFAIANVAYGLFTLAAFHAILMLAAERRLHTINRPEASGFGRWLDLLPPLLTLEKLLFRLIGAGFVLLTLTIASGVLFSEQLFHSAFHFDHKNIFAVLSWVMFGGILIGRRFRGWRGRVALRWVMAAFAILMLAYVGSRFVLEVILHRA, encoded by the coding sequence ATGGCAATTGTACTGTATGCGCTGACGGCGCTTCTCTACGGCATCCTCGCTTCGGTAGCGTGGGCGCGACGCGGTGGACTGGGTGCCCGGGCGCCGGCGGGAGCCATGGCGGCAGGCGGTCAGTCGCCGGGTGCCACGGTGCTCGTTCCGCCGCCTCCGGGGGCTGCCGACACTGTCCCGGGCTGGTGGCGCTGGGGTCTGCTGGCCGCCTTGATCGCGCACGGGTTCCTGCTGCACGAGACGATCTTCCCGGCCAGCGCCATGGTATTTGGCTTTGCCTATGCGTTGTCGGCCATGCTGTGGCTGGGCGTCGGCATTTTCTGGATCGAAAGCCTCTTCTTCTCGCTGGCCGGCCTCGGCCTGCTCGTGATGCCGGTGGCGCTGGTCGGAAGCCTGCTGCCGTTGGCCTTTCCGGGTACGCAAATTCTCGGCTATGCGGCCAGCCCCCTGTTCAAGCTGCACTTCGCTATTGCCAACGTCGCCTACGGGCTGTTCACGCTAGCGGCATTCCATGCGATCCTCATGCTGGCTGCAGAGCGTCGCCTGCACACCATCAACCGCCCGGAGGCAAGCGGGTTCGGCCGTTGGCTGGATCTGCTCCCGCCGCTGCTCACGCTCGAAAAACTGCTGTTCCGGCTGATCGGGGCGGGCTTCGTTCTGCTGACGCTGACGATCGCCTCGGGCGTGCTGTTCTCCGAGCAGCTGTTTCACAGCGCCTTCCATTTCGATCACAAGAATATCTTTGCCGTGCTGTCGTGGGTGATGTTCGGCGGCATTCTGATCGGTCGGCGTTTTCGCGGCTGGCGCGGACGCGTGGCGCTGCGCTGGGTGATGGCGGCCTTCGCGATCCTGATGCTGGCGTATGTGGGCAGCCGCTTCGTGCTCGAAGTCATTCTGCATCGCGCCTAG